The following proteins are co-located in the uncultured Draconibacterium sp. genome:
- a CDS encoding TrmH family RNA methyltransferase, which yields MNTNSVQFFKTEESKPIPEDSDIIVAAWNLANPENIGKIIRLAHNLGASKALFIKDKEEHRESKIKKTAGFSFDQMAWEFISEEEFRQTLNSGYELAVLETCDGSTNIFTTKLPKRIVLLAGSESHGIPENIIDLSTCKVYIPMPGGCKSLNISNALSVAAFEWYRQQTAE from the coding sequence ATGAACACCAATTCTGTTCAATTTTTTAAAACCGAGGAAAGTAAACCTATTCCGGAGGATTCAGATATAATTGTGGCGGCCTGGAATTTGGCAAATCCCGAAAATATTGGGAAAATAATCCGTCTTGCGCATAATCTTGGAGCGAGCAAAGCACTTTTTATTAAAGACAAAGAAGAACACCGCGAATCGAAAATAAAAAAAACAGCAGGTTTTTCATTTGATCAAATGGCCTGGGAATTTATTTCAGAGGAAGAATTTCGACAAACTCTGAACTCCGGCTACGAACTGGCTGTTTTAGAAACATGCGACGGATCGACAAATATTTTTACAACAAAACTTCCGAAAAGAATTGTTTTGCTTGCCGGAAGCGAGTCGCACGGAATACCTGAAAACATTATTGATCTTAGTACCTGCAAAGTATATATTCCGATGCCCGGAGGATGTAAATCCTTAAACATTTCGAATGCGCTGTCGGTGGCTGCATTTGAATGGTACCGTCAGCAAACAGCAGAATAA
- a CDS encoding LysR substrate-binding domain-containing protein, with protein MITLTQLEYIVAVDTYRHFGKAAESCFITQPTLSMQIKKLEEDLEIIIFDRSKQPLIPTDVGIRIIEQARVVLKQSDEINNIVKDHKNQVSGMLRIGIIPTLAPYLLPIFVGSYKKKYPNIFIKVVEATTENIIKLLNKDLIDVGILVTPLNEEKIIEKPVFYEEMLIYANSGHKLHTQSEITVQDIATPEIWLLSDGHCFRDQVINLCSYLGTTDSELPFHFEAGSLETLMNIVDREGGITLIPELAKATMSQKRAYNVKHFTNMKPLREVSLVYSRHFAKHKLINLLWKEIREAVPKELQDLERGTIVEWR; from the coding sequence ATGATCACCCTAACCCAGTTAGAGTATATTGTTGCCGTGGATACTTACCGGCATTTCGGAAAGGCAGCTGAATCGTGCTTTATTACTCAACCTACGCTTTCGATGCAGATTAAAAAGCTCGAGGAAGATCTGGAAATTATCATCTTCGACCGAAGTAAACAACCTTTGATTCCAACCGATGTTGGCATACGAATTATTGAACAGGCGCGGGTAGTACTAAAACAATCCGACGAAATAAACAACATTGTAAAAGACCATAAAAACCAGGTTTCGGGGATGTTGCGAATTGGTATAATTCCAACGCTGGCACCTTATTTATTGCCTATTTTTGTGGGCAGCTACAAAAAGAAATATCCAAATATTTTTATAAAAGTGGTTGAAGCTACTACCGAAAATATCATCAAACTTTTAAACAAAGACCTTATTGATGTTGGTATTTTGGTAACTCCACTTAATGAAGAAAAAATAATTGAAAAGCCTGTATTTTATGAAGAGATGCTAATTTATGCCAACAGCGGGCACAAGTTACATACGCAGAGTGAAATAACGGTTCAGGACATTGCAACTCCGGAAATCTGGCTGCTTAGCGATGGACATTGTTTCCGCGACCAGGTAATTAATTTGTGTTCGTATTTAGGAACAACCGACAGTGAACTGCCATTCCACTTTGAAGCAGGGTCGCTTGAAACCCTTATGAACATTGTTGATCGCGAAGGAGGAATTACACTGATACCTGAACTGGCAAAAGCAACCATGTCGCAAAAACGTGCTTACAACGTAAAACACTTTACAAATATGAAACCGCTTCGCGAGGTAAGTTTGGTTTACTCGCGCCATTTTGCAAAACACAAGCTTATTAATCTTTTGTGGAAAGAAATAAGAGAAGCAGTTCCAAAAGAATTACAAGATCTGGAAAGAGGAACAATTGTTGAGTGGCGGTAA
- the tig gene encoding trigger factor: MQINKENIDNVNAVINLTIEKTDYEKQVADVLKDYRQKANIPGFRPGKAPKGLIEKKFGTAVLVEEVNKLLSQNLSKFMVDEKLPLLGEPLPNEEKQKDIDWEKDENFEFVFDIALAPEIKVNLDADSKYKYYKIAVSDEMIDQQEQMAASQLGQNVPVDVASDNSSIRGNFVQLDAEGNEVEDGIAPQGVLLAVDMIKDEEIKNAFVGCKKDDIVIFDPVKAFENRAEVGHMLNIKPEVVDTLDSQFRYTVTEILQFENAELNEELFKKLYGEDTEVKTIEDFRARIKEEIATNLVYSSDYKFTIDARDTLVENTKMELPEAFLKRWLIAVNKELTLEQIENDFDAFIKDLQWQLIKDEIAKENEIQVTPEETVEFAKKMALAQYQQYGIHDVPEEQLESFANMMLEKQEERERIYKKLHEDKVVEVVKGKVTLEETEVSQEEFNEMMK; this comes from the coding sequence ATGCAAATTAACAAGGAAAACATCGATAACGTAAACGCGGTAATTAACCTTACCATCGAAAAAACTGATTACGAAAAACAAGTAGCCGATGTTTTAAAAGACTATCGTCAAAAGGCAAATATTCCGGGTTTCAGACCAGGAAAAGCTCCTAAAGGCCTAATTGAGAAAAAATTTGGAACTGCCGTATTGGTTGAAGAAGTAAACAAACTGCTTTCTCAAAACTTGTCGAAGTTTATGGTAGATGAAAAACTTCCTCTCCTTGGCGAACCTCTTCCAAACGAAGAAAAACAAAAAGACATTGACTGGGAAAAAGACGAAAACTTCGAATTTGTTTTCGACATTGCTTTAGCACCTGAAATTAAAGTAAATCTTGACGCAGACAGCAAATACAAATACTACAAGATCGCCGTTTCTGACGAAATGATTGATCAGCAGGAACAAATGGCTGCATCGCAATTGGGACAAAATGTTCCGGTTGACGTAGCTTCAGACAACAGTTCAATTCGCGGAAACTTTGTTCAGCTGGATGCTGAAGGTAACGAAGTTGAAGACGGAATTGCTCCACAGGGAGTTCTTCTTGCCGTTGACATGATTAAAGACGAAGAAATTAAAAACGCCTTTGTAGGATGTAAAAAAGACGACATCGTAATTTTCGATCCTGTAAAAGCTTTCGAAAACCGCGCTGAAGTTGGGCACATGTTAAACATTAAACCTGAAGTTGTAGATACTCTGGATAGCCAGTTCAGATATACCGTTACTGAAATTCTTCAGTTCGAAAATGCTGAATTGAATGAAGAACTTTTCAAAAAATTATACGGCGAAGATACTGAGGTAAAAACAATTGAGGATTTCCGCGCAAGAATTAAAGAAGAAATTGCCACAAACCTTGTATATTCTTCTGACTACAAATTTACAATTGATGCACGCGACACTTTGGTGGAAAACACCAAAATGGAATTGCCAGAAGCATTCCTGAAACGCTGGCTAATTGCGGTTAACAAAGAATTAACACTTGAGCAAATCGAAAACGATTTTGATGCGTTTATCAAAGATTTACAATGGCAGTTAATTAAAGACGAAATTGCAAAAGAAAACGAAATCCAGGTTACTCCGGAAGAAACTGTGGAGTTTGCTAAAAAAATGGCATTGGCACAATACCAGCAATATGGAATTCACGATGTGCCGGAAGAGCAATTGGAATCGTTTGCAAACATGATGCTTGAAAAACAAGAAGAAAGAGAGCGCATTTACAAAAAACTACACGAAGACAAAGTTGTTGAAGTTGTAAAAGGCAAAGTTACACTTGAAGAAACCGAAGTATCTCAGGAAGAATTCAACGAAATGATGAAATAG
- the clpP gene encoding ATP-dependent Clp endopeptidase proteolytic subunit ClpP codes for MENHNEFKKYATKHAGISSLTMHKYSSMYGSYISPTIIEERQLNIASMDVFSRLMMDRIIFLGVPIDDTVANIIQAQLLFLESTDPSKDIQIYFNSPGGSVYAGLGIYDTMQYITADVATICTGMAASMAAVLMTAGAKGKRSALTHSRIMIHQPMGGAQGQASDIEITAREIKKIKTELYTIIANHSGQTFEQIEKDSDRDYWMTSQEAVDYGMIDEILVRNNK; via the coding sequence ATGGAAAATCATAACGAATTTAAAAAATACGCAACCAAGCATGCCGGAATCAGCAGCTTAACAATGCACAAGTACTCATCGATGTACGGAAGTTACATTTCTCCAACCATTATTGAAGAGCGCCAGTTAAACATTGCCTCAATGGACGTATTCTCGCGTTTAATGATGGACCGGATTATTTTCCTTGGAGTACCAATCGACGACACAGTTGCCAACATTATTCAGGCGCAGCTTTTGTTCCTCGAATCAACCGACCCATCGAAAGACATTCAAATTTACTTTAACTCTCCGGGAGGTTCGGTTTATGCCGGTTTAGGAATTTACGACACCATGCAATACATTACTGCCGACGTTGCTACAATTTGTACCGGAATGGCGGCATCGATGGCAGCCGTTTTAATGACAGCCGGAGCCAAAGGAAAACGTTCGGCTTTAACCCATTCGCGAATTATGATTCACCAGCCAATGGGTGGCGCGCAGGGACAAGCTTCTGACATTGAAATTACTGCTCGCGAGATCAAAAAAATTAAAACTGAATTATACACCATTATTGCCAATCACTCGGGACAAACTTTTGAGCAGATTGAAAAAGACTCTGACCGCGACTACTGGATGACTTCTCAGGAAGCAGTAGATTACGGTATGATTGATGAAATATTGGTCAGAAATAACAAGTAA
- the clpX gene encoding ATP-dependent Clp protease ATP-binding subunit ClpX, with amino-acid sequence MDKCSFCGREKKEVNLLIAGIDGHICDRCAEQANSIIQEEVKTENSFDLDGIKLLKPKEIKEFLDQYVIGQDRAKKILSVSVYNHYKRLTQKVDDDETEIEKSNIILVGETGTGKTLLARTIARMLHVPFTIVDATVLTEAGYVGEDIESLLTRLLQAADYNVEAAERGIVFIDEIDKIARKSDNPSITRDVSGEGVQQGLLKLLEGSIVNVPPQGGRKHPEQKLIPVDTKNILFVCGGAFDGIERKIASRLNTKVIGYSAAKDADRIERENLLQYVSPQDLKSFGLIPEIIGRLPVLTYLNPLDKETLRNILTEPKNSVIKQYKKLFKIDGIDLEFDDEAFEYIVDKAIEFKLGARGLRSICENIMNDAMFDSPSEEIENLVITKEYAENQLDKSGIQRLKAS; translated from the coding sequence ATGGATAAGTGTTCGTTTTGTGGAAGAGAAAAGAAGGAAGTAAATCTTCTGATTGCAGGGATTGACGGACATATTTGTGATCGTTGTGCCGAGCAGGCAAATTCTATTATTCAGGAAGAAGTTAAAACAGAAAACAGCTTCGACCTGGACGGCATTAAATTATTAAAGCCAAAAGAAATTAAAGAATTCCTTGACCAATATGTAATTGGTCAGGACAGAGCGAAAAAAATACTTTCGGTTTCAGTTTACAACCACTACAAACGTTTAACCCAAAAGGTTGACGATGATGAAACAGAAATTGAAAAATCAAACATTATTCTGGTTGGCGAAACTGGTACCGGAAAAACTTTGCTGGCACGAACCATTGCCAGAATGTTACATGTTCCGTTTACCATCGTTGATGCCACCGTTTTAACCGAAGCCGGTTATGTTGGTGAAGACATTGAAAGTTTGCTTACCCGCCTTTTGCAGGCTGCCGACTACAATGTTGAAGCTGCCGAACGCGGAATTGTATTTATTGATGAAATTGATAAAATCGCACGTAAAAGCGACAATCCATCAATAACACGTGACGTTTCGGGTGAAGGTGTTCAGCAAGGTTTGCTTAAATTATTGGAAGGATCGATTGTTAACGTACCTCCGCAAGGTGGACGTAAACACCCGGAACAAAAACTGATTCCGGTTGATACCAAAAACATTTTGTTTGTTTGCGGTGGTGCATTCGACGGTATAGAGCGTAAAATTGCCAGCCGTTTAAATACAAAAGTAATTGGATACAGCGCCGCCAAAGATGCCGACCGCATTGAACGCGAAAACCTGTTACAATACGTATCTCCACAGGATTTAAAATCGTTTGGTTTGATTCCTGAAATTATTGGTCGTTTGCCGGTTTTAACCTACTTAAATCCGCTTGACAAAGAAACTTTGCGAAACATTTTAACTGAGCCTAAAAACTCAGTAATCAAACAATACAAGAAACTGTTTAAAATTGACGGTATTGATTTGGAATTTGATGATGAAGCCTTTGAATACATTGTGGACAAAGCCATTGAATTTAAACTGGGTGCACGTGGACTTCGTTCGATATGCGAAAACATAATGAACGACGCGATGTTTGATTCTCCTTCGGAAGAAATTGAAAATCTCGTTATTACAAAAGAATATGCTGAAAACCAACTGGACAAATCAGGAATTCAGCGCTTAAAAGCAAGTTAA